GAAAGCCTTGCAGGGCAAAGATGTCGAACTGGCTCCGGTGGTTGGCGGCGAAGATGTACGGCTGACCGGGCACCAGGTCCTCGCCGCCCTGCACCTCCACGGTGACACCGGCCAGGCGGACGATGGTCCGGGCCCACCAGATAGCCAGGCGGTGGGCGGCCTCGGGAGGCCGCCGGAGCACCACCACCACCAGAATGGCCATGATGCTGGTGAGAAAGGTCAGAAACGGGATACCGGCGAGGGTCACCACGGCGCGGGGCAGATGGCGGATGGGCATGGGAACGGATCCTGAAAGACCACGGGGGAGGCGGGCATGGGCCGGCGCCTGGTGATCGGGGACATCCACGGCTGCCGGGACACCCTGGCCCAGCTCCTGGCTCAGCTGGGGCCCCCGGCTGCCGGCGACACCTTCGTCTTCCTGGGGGATTACCTGGACCGCGGCCCGGACCCCCGGGGCGTCGTGGACACCATACTCGCTCTCCGCCGGAAATTCCAGGTGATCGCCCTCATGGGCAACCACGAGCGGATGCTCTTGGACTATCTGGCCGGCTCGCCCCCCGGGGGCATGTCGTTGTACGACTACTTTGGCCTGGGCGGCCTGGCCACCCTCGAAAGCTACGGGGTGGCCAACCCCTTTGCGCGGGAGCGGCCGAAGCTGCCCGCCAGCCACCAGGCCTTCCTCCAGGACCTGCTGCCCTACTGGGAGGACGACCAGCACATCTATGTCCACGCCGGCCTCCGGCCCGGGCTTCCCCTCCACCGCCAGCCCGCCAGTGTCCGCCTGTGGATCCGGGACGAGTTTCTCGACA
The Thermodesulfobacteriota bacterium DNA segment above includes these coding regions:
- a CDS encoding metallophosphoesterase encodes the protein MGRRLVIGDIHGCRDTLAQLLAQLGPPAAGDTFVFLGDYLDRGPDPRGVVDTILALRRKFQVIALMGNHERMLLDYLAGSPPGGMSLYDYFGLGGLATLESYGVANPFARERPKLPASHQAFLQDLLPYWEDDQHIYVHAGLRPGLPLHRQPASVRLWIRDEFLDSRHDFGKRVVFGHTPFPEPLVQANKIGLDTGAVYGGHLTCLVLPEMTFVQVKGPAPAPDASLVGLIL